The DNA window CTTTGTGAGGGCATTTGCTGTTTTACATGTAACAAGCTTTGCACCAACGGTTGTACCTGCTGGTACAATTTCTCACCATCTGAGGTCAGTTTAAGGTGACGACTGTTTCTCTCCATTAATTTCATGTTTAACGAATCTTCCAGGCGAGACATCGCGCGACTGACACTAGATTTCTGTATACCAAGTCTTCTCGCTGCTTTTGACATTCCCCTTGTGTCTGCAACGGTAATAAATATCGGAAGATCATTTAAGTTCCAATCCATTGTTTGCCATTTTCCTTAAATAATATATCCAACCAATAATATACTTTCGGTTTCAATTCAAGCAACGTTGTGTTGCTTATTTTGCTCTGTTTTACATAGGCATAAATCCCTATTCTCTTCTGCAACTACTGTTACTTAGGAAACTACTGATGAGTAATTCTTCAATATCCTACTTGTGTCGAATGTGTTTGCTGCTGGGGAGTAGCTTATTAGTGATGGCCAATGCTGCCATAGCACCATCACTCACTGAGTTAAATCGAGTTTTTGATGATCCATTTGGGGTGTCACTAATTATGACTTTGCCAGCTATTGCGGTGATTGTATGTGCTCCTTTTGTTTCCCGTTTAATCCATCTTTTAGGAGATAAAACGAGCTTACTATTGGGGCTAGCTATATATGGCTTATTGGGTAGCACGGGTTTATGGGTAGACTCTTTGCAAGCCTTATTGATTGGCAGATTTGTTTTCGGCATAAGTATTGTTATGTGTATGACGGTGATTAATCATCTGATTGCTCACTATTTCACTGGGAAAGAACGGCTCCATTTCATCTCCCAACAAGCTATCGCGGTTAACCTTGGGGGAATTGTCTTCGTTATGTTCAGTGGATGGTTGTCGTCTATACACTGGCGTTTGCCTTTCGCGATCTACTTAATTGCTTTGTTTACACTGGCAATATCAATAAAAGGCATCGTATCGACGGATAAATCAGCCGATTCATCGACTCATTCAATTCGTTTTTCTGATATCAAGCCGGTCTTAGCTTTTTACTTGATCGGTTGGCTCGGTATGCTTTGCTACTACTTAATCCTACTTTGTTTGCCTTATTTACTGACTCAATCGCAAGGTTTAACGACTACTGAGGTAGGTATTGCTATGGGAGTGATGAGCATATTGTCTGCAATTGTTGCCTACTACACTAGGTTTGGAGTTCATCTCTACGGCGAGCGAAATATAATGATGCTGTGTTTGGTCTCCTTTGCTTTCGCCTTTCTGTGTTTATCCCAAAATCAGGTCGACTGGCGAGCCTATCCTGCTATCGTTTTTACTGGGATAGGATTTGGTTGTCTACTGCCAGTACTTACGCACCTTGTCATTTGCATAAGTACTGCCAGACACAGAACTCAGATGCTCAGTGGCTTTGTGATGTTTTATTTTTTAGGTCAAGCGATGAGCTCGTTTGTGCTCGATTTTCGCAATATTTTGGGGGGAGAATATTTTTACCACGTCATTGCGGTATTGCTGTGTCTTGCGAGTATTTTATCCCTGAAATTTGTCCCTGATTTACGCGAAACGGCTTCAAAGGTAGTAGTATGAAAATGAGTAGTATTAATGAAGCTTTGGTTCCTGAGGTATTGAAGTATAGGGGGTCGTTGACCCGTACGCTGAAGTCCGTATGTAGTAATTTTAATATTCAGCCCCTCAGTCAAAGTAAGCAGAGCCCACTCTATAGGCGTGAAGTATTGTTGTGTGATGGGGATACTCCACTGGTGTGGGCTAAGTCCTATCTGTTTTCTGCGGATAGGTCGACAGTCAATGCGTTTTTGGACTTAGATGGGCGGTCTCTTGGTGAACAACTACTATTTACTGGCGACTCAGTGAGTCGAGGACCCTATCAATTTGGAGTGTGTAGCCGAGGAATTGAACAGTTCGATTTAGGGTATAAGTTTGAAAAAGGTATAGCACGTCTGTCCAAGTTCTCATGGCATAATCATTCGACTACATTATTGTTATCGGAGATCTTTAACGAGAATGCGCTAGCATTACTTGAATCGAGAGAAGAAGAAATTCATAGAAATTTCACCACCTATAAGTCCTGAATACGAATTTTTTCGTAATACTCATTAAAGACAAAATGGGAGAGTCAAGAGTGAGTGAAAAGATTGGACTATATTGGTTTCATTGTGATTTAAGAGTTCAGGACAATGATCTACTTTTCAAAGCTTCTCGGGAAGTGGATCGGTTGATTTGTTTTTATTGTTTTCCTAGTGTGGACCAGTATCTATGCCAATATTCACAAGAGCGACAATTGGGTGAACAGAGACAAGCGTTCTTGTCTCAGAGTGTCGCATCCTTATCCCAAACACTTGGCAGTTTGGGTCAGAAGCTCATTGTTCAACATGGTGAAGCTTTCGATATACTCTCGGATTTTATCAAACAATATAGGGTTACCCACTTCTACTGTGATTTGTTCTCTGGGTCTAACGAACAGAGTACGGTTGAATCATTATCCCGCCTATACTCTCGACTCATTTGTACTCAGCTACCGGTAAATAACTTATTTAGTGAAGCATTATTACCTTTTCCATTGGAAGAGCTGCCCAATACTTTCACTCAATTCAGAAAGAAAGTTGAGCATCTTCCCATCGGATTGACGCCGAAGCTTTCGGACTTACCACCAATCGTGGCAGGCTACATGGATTCAAACGCATTTGAATCAATACCTTGCGAGCAATTTCCTGGTGGAGAACAAGAAGGACTCACTCACTGCGAATATTATTTTTCAGGTCACTTGGCCAAGCAATATAAGCAGACTCGTAATGGGCTAGATGGTGTTGAATTTTCGACAAAATTCTCCCCATGGTTGGCTTTGGGATGTGTGAGCCCGAAGAGAATTTTTACTTTACTCAAAGAATTTGAGAGTAAGCAGGGTGCCAATGATTCAACCTATTGGATTTTTTTTGAACTACTCTGGAGAGAGTATTTTCGATGGTACGCGAGGAAGTGGCGAGCGCGCTTGTTTCATTTCTCTGGTATAAATCGACAGACGCCGTTAACGAGCTTTTACAGTTATCGGTTTCAGCAATGGAAACAAGGCGAAACACAGTTTCCTATTGTTAACGCCTGTATGAAGCAGATGAAGGCGACCGGATATATGTCCAATCGTGGTAGGCAGTTGGTAGCGAGTTGTTTGATTCACGAACTTGAGCTCGACTGGCGTTATGGCGCGGCGTATTTTGAAACTCAGCTCATTGATTATGATGTCGCTTCAAACTGGGGAAACTGGCAATATCTGGCAGGTGTTGGGGCTGACCCTCGGGGATCTCGCCAGTTTAATTTAGATAAGCAAACCCAGATGTACGACCCAGATGAAACCTTTATCAATAAATGGCAAGGTAAAGCGGTGACGAGACAATTAGATCAAGTAGATATGGTGGACTGGCCGATAGAACCCGCTAAAGGAGACAACTAATATGACGTATCATACCGTTCGTCTCATTCTGGGAGATCAACTTAACGCTCGTCATTCATGGTTTAAAAAAGCAGATAGCTCTGTTTTGTATGTGATTGCTGAGCTTCATACAGAAGCAACCTATGTTAAGCATCATGTCCAAAAAGTTTGTGCATTTTTTTGCGCTATGGAGGCCTTTGCCAATGAACTACGAGAGATGGGACATCAAGTCGAGCACTTAAGGCTTAACCAAACCAGAGACTTTGAGGATATCACTGATCTTATACAATTTGTCGTGCAAAAAGCCAATGCGACAAGATTTGAGTATCAAAGGCCTGATGAGTATCGTCTATTGAGTACTCTGAAGGGACTTACTCTCTTGGAATGTCACATCGAATGTGTCGAGACTGAGCACTTTCTGTTGCCATATGATGAGATTGAAGAGTATTTTCCTACAGGGAAACACATCATGATGGAACACTTCTATCGTAAGATGCGCAAGAAATTTGGCATTTTGATGGATGGGAACAAACCTGTTGGTGGGAAATGGAATTACGACGCCAGTAACAGAAGTAAGCTCAAAACGTCAGATATAGTGACCTTACCTTCGCCTTTACTTTTTAGCACCGATGTTTCTGAGGTATTGAAATCTATAGATGAACACAAAATTCAAACCATAGGGCACATGTCTGGGCCGCTTTTATGGCCGATAAATCGCAATCAAAGCCTGACGCTTTTAGCTCACTTCTGCTCAATATGTTTGCCAAACTTTGGCCGCTTTCAAGATGCAATGACCAAAGAACACAAAGCGAAATGGTCGCTGTATCACAGCCGACTTTCTTTTGCGCTAAACACTAAGATGTTAGACCCATTAGAGGTGATAGATAGTGCACTATCAGCCTATGAAGCGAACTCTGAGGTGGATATTGCTCAGGTAGAGGGGTTTATTCGCCAAATTTTGGGTTGGAGAGAGTACATTCGAGGTGTGTATTGGGCCAATATGCCCGATTATGCTGAGCGTAATTACTTTAAGTTTCGTCGCGATCTACCAGACTATTTTTGGTCAGGTGACACCAAAATGTTATGCGTAAAAGAGGCGATTGGTCAGTCTCTAGAGTTTGCTTATGCCCATCACATCCAACGTTTAATGGTAACTGGAAACTTCTGCCTTCTCACTGAGATAGAACCAGATCAAGTCGATGACTGGTATTTAGGGATCTATGTCGATGCAATCGAGTGGGTTGAAATGCCGAATACACGGGGTATGGCTTTATTTGCCGATGGTGGAATCGTTGGAACAAAACCTTACGCAGCGAGTGGATCTTACATCAATAGAATGAGTGACTACTGTAAAAGCTGCCACTACGATGTGAAAGGCAAGTCAGAGCCTAATGCTTGTCCACTGAATAGTTTGTACTGGCGTTTTATGCATAAACACAGGGAGCTTCTCACCCAAAACCCTCGCGTGGGCATGATTTATCGCTCGTGGGACAATCTTGACGATGATGCTCAAGGAAAAATTTTGCAAAAAGCGGAATACTATCTGCAACATTTGGATGAACTCTAATCATGATTAAGTCAAATAAATGTCAGAAACTCACTTTTGAGAGGGAGCTAAACGGCAAAATTAGAGTATGATAAAGACTCCTATTTAACAAAGTCTTAACCGATATGTACAGTGAATGGATAACCAGCGAAGCATTAATTGCGGCGTTTTTGATTTTTTTGGGCTCATTCGTTCAAACAGCAATAGGCTTTGGTTTGGCTATCGTTGCTGCCCCTTTGCTTTTTTTGATATCACCAGATTACGTGCCAGCACCTATATGTTTAGTTGCCTTATATATTTCGATTCTCAATGCCCTCAAACATAGAGAGAGTGTCGAAATAGGAGGGCTTAAAATGGCGTTAATCGGCCGTGTCCCGGGTTCGGTTGCTGGTGGTTTACTACTTGTGATGGTATCGACTGACATTTTAGCTTTATGGTTGGGCTTATTGGTATTGTTAGCTGTCGGAGTGAGTCTACTGCCATTTCGTATCGAACCTACTTCACCGAGGATGGGCATCGCGGGTTTTTTCTCTGGTTTTTTTGGCACCAGTTCAGGGATTGGTGGTCCCCCAATGGCATTATTACTACAACACCAAGAAGCGAATCAACTGAGAGGAAACCTCTCGGCGTTTTTTGTCTTTAGCTCAATGATGTCTTTAATTGTTCAGGTTCCAGTTGGCTTTTTGACATTCCATCATTTATGGATAACTGTGCCCTTACTTCCTGCAAGCTGGCTTGGATACAAGTTAGCACTGGCAACCACTCAGAGTTTACCCAAGGAAAAAATTCGTCTCGCAGCCCTACTACTTTGCACTATTAGTGGTGTGACAGCGGTATGGCAGGGGTTATCATAATTTTTGTGCTGATGTTCATTCTGTATTCAGAATAAATAATAATAATAGAATCGATGCTAGGTTTTTGATGAGGAGAAAGGTTAGGTGTTAAGAACGATAGGTAATATTCTGTGGTTTATACTGGGCGGAGTCATGATGGGACTAATGTGGTGGTTCTTTGGTCTACTTGCGTTTATCAGTATAGTGGGAATACCTTGGGGGCGAGCCTGCTTTGTTATAGGAAAATTTTCCTTTTTCCCTTTTGGTCACGAGGCTGTTGCTCGTGATGAACTGACCAAGCAAAAAGATATAGGTACTGGAACTTTAGGGCTCATTGGTAATGTTATTTGGTTTATATTTGCAGGAGTGTGGCTAGCCATTGGGCATATCATGTCTGCGGTCGCTTGTTTTATAACCATAATAGGGATTCCATTTGCTCTCCAACACTTGAAATTAGCCTATATCTCTTTAGCCCCGATCGGAAAAACCATTGTACCCAAAGAACAAGCGGCAATGGCAAAATATGGGCGCTAATTAGTCATTGCTCTCAACTAATTTATACTCTACCTCAGCAGCATTTAAACTCTGCTGAGGCTTACCTCTTGATACGAACACGATAATTCTCGCCCTGGCACTTTAGAACTACTTTTTGTTTAGCATGACCTAATTCAAACTTCGAAAAGTCATTTATTCTTTATAGAGACACAGACGATAAAGAGGCATGTTTTATTTAAATTCTTTTATTTTAAAAAAATGGAATAATATCATTCACTCATCCAGTTTTATTTATGCTTTATGTCATAAAATTAAGTTAATATAATTTTTATTATATTATTAAAAGGGAGTTTATCATCGTTAATGAGTCACTATATTATTTGTTTATATCCCAATATAATCTATCTGAATGTCCATATAACTAGTTGATTATTCTGTGTTTGGTGTTTTTTTGCTCTTATGGTGAAGCATTTATTTGTATAAGTTAATATTATATACAAATATCCCTTTGCGTTTTGTGTAATTAAATTGATACAACAAGATATTTGTATTTTTACTGTATGATTTTATAAATTATAAGTTAAATTTATTGTACACGTGTTTGATTTATTAAATTGATGTTAAAATAGGGTAGTATTTTTTTTAATCATTAGTGTTATGGTTCTAGTGGCATTTATCAATGCCATGATAAGGAGAATCATAATGAAATTAGACAACCGTCTATTGGCTGTAGCCGTAGCCAGTGCTCTTTCTATGTCAGCACATGCCGGTGAGTCAGTCTATCTGAGCAAACCCATCAACTTTACTTCTTTTTCTGGGCTGAATTCTCAGCTTGGTGTGGATAATTCCTCTAGCTTCAAAATGGTAAAGCAGGTCAACATAGAGAAGCGTGGTATTCACAAAGTTAAGGTTCAACAAAACATTTGGGGTGTACCTGTTTGGGGGCACTACCTGAATGCAACGCAAAGTTTCCGAGGTGGTGCGCTTAAGTCGGTTCAGGGTAACTATATCAAGATGACAGGCGTTGATCGTAAGTTTGTCAAGCCTTCTTTCAATCGCGCTCGAGCCTTAGAGCTAGCAAGTAAGGACATTAAAACTGGCCTAACAGGTGATAAGTCGTTATCCAACACGCAAGATAAGCTTTATGTTTACCAAGATGGCGACAAAACTCGCTTGATTTATGTGGTTTCTTACTTAGTTGAAGGTCAAGGACACCCATCCCGACCTTTCACTATGCTTGATGCTCATAGTGGTGAAATCATTAAACGTTGGGAAGGTATCGCGCACGCAGAGATTGGTACAGGCCCAGGTGGTAATGAAAAAACGGGTATGTATGAGTATGGCACGGACTACCACTATCTTGATGTTCAAGAAGATGGTACTGACTGCATCATGGAGTCGGAAAACGTTGTTACCGTTGATTTAGATGGGGCAACTGACGGCACAACACCATACAAATATGAGTGTCCACGTAACGAGCACAAATCAATTAACGGCGCACACTCACCGCTAAACGACGCACATTACTTTGGTAATGTTGTGTTCGATATGTACAAAAACTGGTTTGACACTGCGCCTTTGACATTTAAGTTGATGATGCGCGTTCACTA is part of the Vibrio aquimaris genome and encodes:
- a CDS encoding MFS transporter, yielding MSNSSISYLCRMCLLLGSSLLVMANAAIAPSLTELNRVFDDPFGVSLIMTLPAIAVIVCAPFVSRLIHLLGDKTSLLLGLAIYGLLGSTGLWVDSLQALLIGRFVFGISIVMCMTVINHLIAHYFTGKERLHFISQQAIAVNLGGIVFVMFSGWLSSIHWRLPFAIYLIALFTLAISIKGIVSTDKSADSSTHSIRFSDIKPVLAFYLIGWLGMLCYYLILLCLPYLLTQSQGLTTTEVGIAMGVMSILSAIVAYYTRFGVHLYGERNIMMLCLVSFAFAFLCLSQNQVDWRAYPAIVFTGIGFGCLLPVLTHLVICISTARHRTQMLSGFVMFYFLGQAMSSFVLDFRNILGGEYFYHVIAVLLCLASILSLKFVPDLRETASKVVV
- a CDS encoding chorismate--pyruvate lyase family protein; this translates as MKMSSINEALVPEVLKYRGSLTRTLKSVCSNFNIQPLSQSKQSPLYRREVLLCDGDTPLVWAKSYLFSADRSTVNAFLDLDGRSLGEQLLFTGDSVSRGPYQFGVCSRGIEQFDLGYKFEKGIARLSKFSWHNHSTTLLLSEIFNENALALLESREEEIHRNFTTYKS
- a CDS encoding DASH family cryptochrome, giving the protein MSEKIGLYWFHCDLRVQDNDLLFKASREVDRLICFYCFPSVDQYLCQYSQERQLGEQRQAFLSQSVASLSQTLGSLGQKLIVQHGEAFDILSDFIKQYRVTHFYCDLFSGSNEQSTVESLSRLYSRLICTQLPVNNLFSEALLPFPLEELPNTFTQFRKKVEHLPIGLTPKLSDLPPIVAGYMDSNAFESIPCEQFPGGEQEGLTHCEYYFSGHLAKQYKQTRNGLDGVEFSTKFSPWLALGCVSPKRIFTLLKEFESKQGANDSTYWIFFELLWREYFRWYARKWRARLFHFSGINRQTPLTSFYSYRFQQWKQGETQFPIVNACMKQMKATGYMSNRGRQLVASCLIHELELDWRYGAAYFETQLIDYDVASNWGNWQYLAGVGADPRGSRQFNLDKQTQMYDPDETFINKWQGKAVTRQLDQVDMVDWPIEPAKGDN
- a CDS encoding cryptochrome/photolyase family protein, translating into MTYHTVRLILGDQLNARHSWFKKADSSVLYVIAELHTEATYVKHHVQKVCAFFCAMEAFANELREMGHQVEHLRLNQTRDFEDITDLIQFVVQKANATRFEYQRPDEYRLLSTLKGLTLLECHIECVETEHFLLPYDEIEEYFPTGKHIMMEHFYRKMRKKFGILMDGNKPVGGKWNYDASNRSKLKTSDIVTLPSPLLFSTDVSEVLKSIDEHKIQTIGHMSGPLLWPINRNQSLTLLAHFCSICLPNFGRFQDAMTKEHKAKWSLYHSRLSFALNTKMLDPLEVIDSALSAYEANSEVDIAQVEGFIRQILGWREYIRGVYWANMPDYAERNYFKFRRDLPDYFWSGDTKMLCVKEAIGQSLEFAYAHHIQRLMVTGNFCLLTEIEPDQVDDWYLGIYVDAIEWVEMPNTRGMALFADGGIVGTKPYAASGSYINRMSDYCKSCHYDVKGKSEPNACPLNSLYWRFMHKHRELLTQNPRVGMIYRSWDNLDDDAQGKILQKAEYYLQHLDEL
- a CDS encoding sulfite exporter TauE/SafE family protein; the protein is MYSEWITSEALIAAFLIFLGSFVQTAIGFGLAIVAAPLLFLISPDYVPAPICLVALYISILNALKHRESVEIGGLKMALIGRVPGSVAGGLLLVMVSTDILALWLGLLVLLAVGVSLLPFRIEPTSPRMGIAGFFSGFFGTSSGIGGPPMALLLQHQEANQLRGNLSAFFVFSSMMSLIVQVPVGFLTFHHLWITVPLLPASWLGYKLALATTQSLPKEKIRLAALLLCTISGVTAVWQGLS
- a CDS encoding YccF domain-containing protein — translated: MLRTIGNILWFILGGVMMGLMWWFFGLLAFISIVGIPWGRACFVIGKFSFFPFGHEAVARDELTKQKDIGTGTLGLIGNVIWFIFAGVWLAIGHIMSAVACFITIIGIPFALQHLKLAYISLAPIGKTIVPKEQAAMAKYGR